The Gammaproteobacteria bacterium genome includes a window with the following:
- a CDS encoding family 43 glycosylhydrolase, with product MLAGNYPDPSVIRVGKDYWATSTSSGWAPQFPILHSRDLVNWTVAGSVFQQRPAWSDGNYWAPEISHYRGRYLVYYVARKLDGGRCVAVASARQPTAPYQDHGPLVCQKLGSIDPMAVRDEHGWPHLVWKRGGNVHNLPTPILAQKLTRNGLKLVGERTELIRNDTSWEAKVVEAPFITRQGGWFYMFYSGDDCCSMQCNYALGVARSPYLLGPWEKNPANPILKGDDQWICPGHGSVVSDEDGRDYLMYHAFRKNAAYVGRQALIDEVSWGVEQWPMINVSSTPSGHAQSPHGIEAQNAEFLFTDDFNSPGLTPGWQWPQANQPSAGLNPVRNGWLSLAPANAHALDVAGAVMARATTAADYVVTTVADTRGMKPGALAGLAAFGDGYNALGIAAGDGKIIVWRRENGLHKTVAIVPAPNAPLVHLRMIASGGYRFRFAVSADGREWHNVGKKKGVDLPPWGHSVRVALTSGGAKGAVARFDGLRMVSSQPAAANTAMLAGN from the coding sequence GTGCTAGCTGGCAATTATCCCGATCCCTCGGTGATACGTGTAGGCAAGGATTATTGGGCCACCTCGACCTCCTCCGGCTGGGCGCCGCAGTTTCCAATTCTGCACTCGCGCGATCTGGTCAACTGGACGGTTGCCGGTTCCGTTTTCCAGCAGCGGCCGGCATGGTCCGACGGCAACTACTGGGCTCCGGAAATTTCACATTATCGTGGCCGATACCTCGTTTATTACGTCGCCCGCAAGCTCGACGGTGGTCGTTGCGTGGCGGTAGCGAGTGCGCGGCAGCCGACTGCCCCTTATCAGGATCACGGTCCGCTGGTTTGCCAGAAGCTGGGGTCCATCGATCCCATGGCGGTGAGAGACGAGCACGGCTGGCCCCATCTCGTCTGGAAACGCGGCGGCAATGTCCACAATCTTCCGACACCGATTCTGGCGCAGAAATTAACTCGCAACGGCCTGAAGCTGGTCGGCGAGCGCACCGAGTTGATTCGTAACGATACCTCGTGGGAAGCCAAGGTTGTCGAAGCGCCATTCATCACCCGTCAAGGTGGCTGGTTCTACATGTTTTACTCAGGCGATGACTGCTGCAGCATGCAGTGTAATTACGCGCTGGGCGTGGCGCGCTCGCCTTATCTGCTTGGTCCCTGGGAGAAGAATCCTGCGAATCCGATCCTGAAAGGCGATGACCAATGGATCTGTCCCGGACATGGCAGCGTCGTGAGCGATGAGGACGGTCGTGATTACCTCATGTATCACGCCTTCCGCAAAAATGCCGCTTATGTCGGGCGTCAGGCGCTGATTGACGAAGTGTCATGGGGCGTCGAACAGTGGCCCATGATCAACGTCAGCAGCACGCCAAGCGGGCATGCGCAGTCCCCCCATGGCATCGAAGCGCAAAACGCGGAATTTTTGTTCACCGATGATTTCAATTCTCCCGGGTTGACTCCGGGCTGGCAGTGGCCGCAGGCGAATCAGCCATCAGCGGGGCTGAATCCAGTGCGAAACGGCTGGCTATCGCTTGCACCGGCGAATGCGCATGCGCTCGATGTGGCCGGTGCGGTTATGGCGCGCGCGACGACTGCCGCGGATTATGTGGTAACGACCGTCGCCGACACGCGCGGCATGAAACCGGGCGCGCTGGCGGGATTGGCGGCCTTCGGCGATGGTTACAATGCCCTCGGTATCGCGGCCGGTGACGGAAAAATTATCGTCTGGCGGCGTGAGAATGGCCTGCACAAGACCGTTGCGATCGTCCCTGCCCCGAACGCGCCGCTGGTGCATCTGCGCATGATTGCGTCCGGCGGCTATCGATTCCGTTTCGCGGTGAGTGCTGACGGGCGCGAATGGCATAACGTCGGCAAGAAAAAAGGCGTCGATCTGCCGCCGTGGGGCCATTCGGTGCGCGTGGCGCTGACCTCCGGCGGCGCGAAGGGCGCCGTGGCGAGATTCGACGGCTTGCGCATGGTTTCCTCACAACCCGCGGCGGCGAACACAGCGATGTTGGCGGGCAATTAA
- a CDS encoding galactokinase yields the protein MIDLARLRDAFRARYGDEPRLFRAPGRVNLIGEHTDYNDGFVLPMAIDREVVVAAAARDDRRVRAFSLDLDAAVEFDLDRPGPKRRGSWLDYLEGVAQALEGSGVRLTGAELAITSDVPVGAGLSSSAALEVAVGMALTSVSRANVGKLDLALAGQRAEHDYVGINCGIMDQFASALARASHALLIDCRSLEWRDIPLSTSHVCIVICDSHVKHELAISAYNTRRTECENGVALLSEVLPNIRMLRDVSRADFHRHEARLPAPVRRRCRHVIIENERTLAAADALSASDFDAMGALMCASHESMRDDYEISCEELDLLVEIAMSVRGVYGARMTGGGFGGCTVNLVAYDALDRFREVVISGYRTAARKAPTLYVSEAADGANEVR from the coding sequence ATGATTGATCTGGCGCGGCTACGCGACGCCTTTCGCGCGCGTTACGGCGACGAACCGCGCCTGTTCCGTGCGCCGGGCCGCGTGAATCTGATTGGCGAGCACACGGATTACAACGACGGCTTCGTGCTGCCGATGGCGATCGATCGTGAAGTCGTCGTGGCCGCGGCCGCGCGCGATGATCGGCGGGTGCGCGCCTTTTCGCTTGATCTCGACGCGGCGGTGGAATTCGATCTGGATAGACCGGGGCCGAAACGGCGCGGATCCTGGCTGGATTATCTGGAGGGCGTGGCGCAGGCGCTGGAAGGGTCCGGCGTGCGACTGACGGGCGCGGAGCTGGCGATCACCTCGGACGTACCAGTGGGGGCGGGATTGTCGTCGTCGGCCGCGCTGGAGGTGGCGGTCGGGATGGCGCTGACGTCGGTTTCGCGGGCCAATGTCGGAAAGCTTGATCTTGCGCTCGCCGGGCAGCGTGCCGAGCACGACTACGTCGGCATCAATTGCGGCATCATGGATCAGTTTGCATCCGCTCTTGCGCGCGCCAGCCACGCGCTGCTGATCGATTGCCGCTCACTTGAGTGGCGGGACATCCCGCTCTCGACTTCGCACGTCTGCATTGTGATTTGCGATTCGCACGTCAAGCATGAATTGGCGATTTCGGCGTACAACACGCGACGCACCGAATGCGAAAACGGCGTGGCGCTACTGAGTGAAGTTCTGCCAAATATTCGTATGTTGCGCGATGTGAGCCGCGCGGATTTTCATCGGCACGAAGCGCGACTTCCGGCCCCGGTCCGGCGCCGCTGCCGGCATGTCATCATCGAAAACGAACGTACGCTGGCTGCCGCGGATGCTTTGAGCGCGAGTGATTTTGACGCGATGGGAGCGCTTATGTGCGCCTCCCACGAGTCTATGCGGGACGACTATGAGATCAGTTGCGAGGAGCTGGATCTCCTGGTCGAGATCGCCATGTCGGTCAGGGGTGTGTATGGCGCGCGCATGACCGGAGGCGGCTTCGGCGGGTGTACGGTGAATCTCGTCGCCTATGATGCACTGGATCGGTTCAGGGAGGTTGTTATCAGCGGCTACAGGACGGCGGCGCGCAAGGCGCCGACCCTCTATGTTTCGGAGGCCGCCGATGGCGCCAATGAAGTGCGCTAA
- the galT gene encoding galactose-1-phosphate uridylyltransferase, whose product MSELRWNPLLGEWVATATHRQARTFLPPADFCPLCPSQARGFPTEVPEASYDIVVFENQFPSLHLQPPAPAVDGTEFYAVRPAQGVCEVVLYSPEHETTLAQQPVERIHKLVRVWTDRFIALGALDFVDYVFEFENKGEAIGVTLHHPHGQIYGYPFIPPQVDRELTQSRIYHERTGRCLICDIVDQERADGRRVVAQNESFVAVIPFFARWPYEVHIYSRRHLQALPELTSSEQCDLATILKMVLVAFDELFDLPFPYMMVLHQRPVDGGAYDYYHFHIEFYPPLRTATKLNYLAGSETGAGLFINDMLAEEKAAELRGHIAPAIWRRKTSDDD is encoded by the coding sequence ATGTCTGAATTGCGCTGGAACCCGCTGCTCGGTGAATGGGTGGCGACTGCCACGCACCGGCAGGCGCGCACCTTTCTGCCGCCCGCAGATTTCTGCCCGCTGTGTCCGAGTCAGGCACGTGGATTTCCGACCGAAGTGCCGGAGGCGAGCTATGACATCGTGGTCTTCGAAAACCAGTTTCCGTCGTTACACTTGCAGCCGCCCGCGCCCGCCGTGGACGGTACCGAATTTTATGCCGTGCGCCCGGCGCAAGGCGTGTGCGAGGTGGTGCTTTATTCGCCCGAGCACGAAACCACGCTTGCCCAGCAGCCGGTCGAACGGATCCACAAATTGGTGCGGGTCTGGACGGATCGCTTTATAGCACTTGGTGCGCTCGATTTCGTGGATTATGTGTTCGAATTCGAGAACAAAGGCGAGGCGATTGGCGTCACCCTTCATCATCCGCACGGGCAGATTTACGGCTATCCGTTCATCCCGCCGCAGGTAGACCGCGAGCTGACGCAGTCGCGGATTTACCACGAACGCACCGGCCGCTGCCTGATTTGCGATATCGTGGATCAGGAGCGCGCGGACGGACGCCGGGTCGTGGCGCAGAATGAATCGTTTGTAGCCGTGATCCCGTTCTTCGCCCGCTGGCCTTATGAGGTGCATATTTATTCTAGGCGCCACTTGCAAGCCCTGCCGGAATTGACCTCGTCCGAACAGTGCGATTTGGCCACGATACTCAAGATGGTCCTGGTGGCTTTCGATGAGCTGTTCGACCTGCCGTTTCCGTACATGATGGTGCTGCACCAGCGGCCGGTCGATGGCGGCGCGTACGATTACTATCATTTTCATATCGAGTTTTACCCGCCGCTGCGCACCGCCACGAAGCTCAATTACCTGGCCGGCAGCGAGACTGGCGCGGGTCTCTTCATCAACGATATGCTGGCCGAAGAGAAGGCCGCCGAGCTGCGTGGCCACATCGCGCCTGCCATCTGGCGACGAAAAACTAGTGACGATGATTGA